A genomic segment from Methanoplanus limicola DSM 2279 encodes:
- a CDS encoding type II toxin-antitoxin system VapC family toxin, with product MIILDSTILIDLIRSQNSTKYKKAVAFLEEIEENGNDKVFITFVSVLELKKGAYKSSNAAKAKESVDKVLKMLSVIEFEDAYYDAYGEISAELEKNGTPIGKFDELIAAIAIYNKSKLVTNNAKDFSRIPGLEIISH from the coding sequence ATGATTATTTTAGACTCGACTATTCTAATAGATTTGATCAGAAGTCAAAACAGCACTAAATATAAAAAAGCAGTAGCATTTTTAGAGGAAATTGAAGAGAATGGAAATGATAAAGTATTTATAACCTTTGTGAGTGTCCTTGAACTAAAAAAAGGCGCTTATAAATCATCAAATGCAGCAAAAGCAAAAGAAAGTGTTGATAAAGTGCTTAAGATGCTCTCCGTCATTGAATTTGAAGATGCTTACTATGATGCTTACGGTGAAATATCAGCAGAATTAGAGAAAAACGGAACGCCAATCGGAAAATTTGATGAACTGATTGCAGCAATTGCCATATATAACAAATCAAAGCTTGTCACCAATAACGCAAAGGATTTTTCAAGAATACCAGGTCTTGAAATCATCAGCCATTAA
- a CDS encoding type II toxin-antitoxin system HicB family antitoxin — translation MQKQLTAIIEREGTGYVSFCPEYDIASQGETVEEAHKNLQEALELFFETASPQEIQSRFHGEIYITRVDVALG, via the coding sequence ATGCAGAAACAGCTTACAGCCATTATTGAGAGGGAAGGCACAGGTTATGTCTCATTCTGCCCTGAATATGACATAGCAAGCCAGGGTGAAACAGTAGAAGAAGCACACAAAAATCTTCAGGAAGCTCTCGAACTTTTCTTTGAAACAGCCTCACCTCAGGAGATCCAGTCACGTTTCCATGGAGAAATTTATATCACACGGGTGGATGTAGCCCTTGGCTAA
- a CDS encoding ATP-binding protein — protein MAKPPFLGRQSEMSSLNSRWKGKSPEFIVIYGRRRVGKSELIDRFLNKKKGLRLLAREEAKELQLRRFSEEVADYFNDDFLRKTGFSDWDSFFEYLYQKSDERIIIAIDEFPYLVKEDNALPSILQSFWDLKLKYTKIFLILCGSSIRMMESMVMEYSSPLYGRRTGQILLRPLHFIHIYDYIKDIKKSINYFSVYGGIPAYITGLNISQSIEKSITDNIFRKDSYLLRDIEFVLRNELSEPRYYFSILLSISNGNHSQGLITNDTGLSKGIVNKYLSTLIDLDLVTRKVPATVSKRSHRGLYYIKDNLFLFWFRFAYPNVMLIERDLGDAAVKKQVMPYLSDYTGLRFEEIAEDIFLSVNGRDVLPFFFTGWGSWWHKGEEIDGIYYSETENKILFCEYKWQDNVKADVLIRKLKEKSQKVSWNRDNRTEYFCIVARSFNNGTWETSEQTEISGREKEAENIILLDINDIEILCRKALE, from the coding sequence ATGGCAAAACCACCTTTCCTTGGCAGACAGTCTGAAATGTCATCCTTAAACAGCAGATGGAAGGGCAAAAGTCCGGAATTCATCGTCATCTACGGGCGAAGAAGAGTTGGAAAATCCGAACTTATCGACAGATTCCTCAACAAAAAAAAAGGCCTCCGCCTGCTTGCAAGGGAAGAAGCCAAAGAACTTCAGCTGAGACGGTTTTCAGAAGAAGTTGCAGACTACTTCAACGATGACTTCCTCAGAAAAACAGGATTCTCAGACTGGGACTCCTTCTTTGAATACCTGTACCAAAAATCTGATGAAAGAATAATAATTGCCATAGACGAATTCCCCTACCTCGTAAAGGAAGATAATGCACTGCCCTCCATCCTGCAGTCATTCTGGGACCTAAAACTTAAATACACAAAAATATTCCTGATACTCTGTGGGTCATCAATAAGAATGATGGAATCAATGGTCATGGAATACAGCAGTCCCCTTTACGGGAGAAGAACAGGACAGATCCTGCTCAGACCACTCCATTTCATCCACATATACGATTATATCAAAGACATAAAAAAATCCATAAATTATTTCTCAGTATATGGCGGAATTCCGGCTTACATCACCGGTCTTAACATCAGTCAGAGTATAGAGAAGAGCATAACAGATAATATCTTCAGAAAGGACTCCTACCTCTTAAGGGATATTGAATTCGTACTCAGAAATGAACTCAGCGAACCAAGATATTACTTCTCAATACTCCTCTCGATCTCAAACGGAAATCACTCACAGGGTCTGATCACCAATGACACCGGACTTTCAAAAGGAATTGTAAACAAATACCTCTCAACACTAATCGACCTTGACCTCGTAACAAGAAAAGTTCCGGCAACAGTCTCTAAAAGGAGTCACAGAGGACTTTACTACATCAAAGATAACCTATTCTTATTCTGGTTTCGGTTTGCATACCCAAATGTTATGCTGATCGAACGTGATTTAGGCGATGCTGCGGTTAAAAAACAGGTCATGCCATATCTCAGCGATTACACAGGACTCCGTTTTGAAGAGATAGCAGAAGATATTTTCCTCTCAGTAAACGGCAGAGATGTCCTGCCTTTCTTCTTCACCGGATGGGGCAGCTGGTGGCACAAAGGCGAAGAGATTGACGGGATCTATTACTCAGAGACTGAAAATAAAATCCTCTTCTGTGAATACAAATGGCAGGACAATGTAAAAGCAGATGTTCTCATCCGGAAACTAAAAGAGAAATCGCAGAAAGTATCATGGAACAGAGATAACCGGACAGAATATTTCTGTATCGTTGCCCGGTCATTTAATAATGGGACATGGGAAACATCAGAACAGACCGAAATTTCCGGGAGAGAAAAAGAGGCTGAAAACATAATCCTCCTTGACATAAACGACATTGAGATTTTATGCAGAAAGGCCTTAGAGTAG
- a CDS encoding type II toxin-antitoxin system HicA family toxin, whose translation MLSQHGFSEVRQKGSHIIMQKQIPGSTITVPVPNHDEIHTGTLQSIIRQSGIQRTEFE comes from the coding sequence ATACTTTCTCAGCATGGCTTTTCAGAGGTCAGGCAAAAGGGCAGCCACATAATAATGCAAAAACAGATTCCCGGTTCAACAATTACAGTTCCGGTCCCAAACCATGATGAGATACATACAGGAACACTGCAATCAATTATAAGACAGTCGGGAATTCAAAGAACTGAATTTGAGTGA
- a CDS encoding antitoxin VapB family protein — protein sequence MTKTVSLSDEAYERMKHWKKENESFSSVVMRYLPDTRPFKEVLKEYEKDRKGLTDEEADQMLKDIE from the coding sequence ATGACAAAAACAGTGAGCCTCTCAGATGAGGCATACGAACGAATGAAGCACTGGAAGAAAGAAAATGAAAGTTTCTCAAGTGTGGTTATGAGGTATTTGCCGGATACAAGACCATTTAAAGAAGTGCTAAAGGAGTATGAAAAGGATAGAAAAGGCCTGACTGATGAAGAAGCTGATCAAATGTTAAAGGATATAGAATGA
- a CDS encoding Eco57I restriction-modification methylase domain-containing protein: protein MTVLTDTERKGLEKSVLDAHRKAEAGAVNALNYLGVEADKKPFHLSDAEAELRRRLRSEMRRLGSYDVLISSVAYEQWHRMLFARFLLENDLLIHPKFKVPVSFSDITEIADEKGSEAWEVAAEFASHMLPGIFRQDDPFLMVKFSPEDRISLQGVLDGISSESFMAEDALGWTYQFWQSEKKKEVNDSERKIEGYDICAVTQLFTEPYMVKFLLENTLGAWWLSLHPDSGLKSEWEFYRSEVEHDFSGWPSDIDELKVLDPCCGSGHFLVRAFHMLLSMRREKGEEDEAAISAIISKNLHGLELDPRCIQIATFALALEAWKEGFSPTDSYLPVPNLACTGIPIKAEKEDWLKLAGGDGMLESALENYYELFKNADSLGSLIQLDTSQNNKSGKTGKSGKHNISDKSGKKFSSGTDNSFTQSLIDQDTLMEKLEQALKKETAAGDPVAETFGETANAIMKAAHLLNSRYDYVVTNVPYLARGKQSEIIRNFCDLNYPLSKIDISTVFLERCLSLVKKRGRVSIVLPQNWLFLTRYRKFRENLLKNEICEMIGKLGSGAFETISGEIVKAILINLIHISPPKDQILFGFDVSNKICASDKAASLISENIMHIEQAKQLENPDSRIVLCEKSTTGKLLSEYAESYSGLFNGDSPHFLKFFWEIYQLNELWCFQQTTVNKNVTFGGLNLIIYFNFAEGHLREEAWIRREKLHDSDKRGNKVWGKIGITISQMNKLPISLYIGTTFDSNSAVICPFNQDLVLPIWTYCQTEDYYNEVRKIDQALKVTNQTLAKVPFDLEYWQKVAAEKYPDGLPEPYSDDPTQWLFHGHPKPSESPLHVAVARLLGYRWPAETDTEMELSSEARDWIKESEKLLSFADDDGIVCIPSVRGEGRMDERVREVLKAAFGSEWSARHEEKMLADLGYVKKDGSLKGDLEKFLRDEFFKSHCKLFHNRPFIWHIWDGEKDGFSVLVNYHKLDRRNLERLIYSYLGPWISQQEREKADNKAGAEKRLVAAKELKRRLELILEGEAPYDIYVRWKPLHEQAVGWEPDINDGVRLNIRPFVEAEVLRSKITAIKWGKDRGKDAVPNCSGTVERHNDLHFTLEEKRKARKEAE from the coding sequence ATGACTGTTCTTACTGATACTGAGAGGAAGGGCCTTGAAAAGTCTGTTCTTGATGCCCACAGGAAGGCTGAAGCCGGTGCTGTTAATGCCCTGAATTATCTTGGCGTTGAAGCGGATAAGAAGCCTTTTCATCTGAGTGATGCTGAGGCAGAGCTTAGAAGGAGATTGCGTTCTGAGATGAGGAGGCTTGGGAGTTATGATGTCCTTATCTCTTCGGTTGCCTATGAGCAGTGGCACAGGATGCTTTTTGCCCGTTTTCTGCTTGAAAATGATCTGCTGATTCATCCGAAATTTAAGGTTCCTGTCTCTTTTTCTGATATAACTGAGATTGCGGATGAGAAAGGAAGTGAGGCCTGGGAGGTTGCAGCGGAATTTGCTTCTCATATGCTGCCCGGAATTTTCAGGCAGGATGACCCTTTTCTGATGGTTAAGTTTAGTCCTGAGGACAGGATTTCACTTCAGGGTGTGCTTGACGGTATTTCATCTGAGAGTTTTATGGCTGAGGATGCACTTGGCTGGACTTATCAGTTCTGGCAGAGTGAGAAGAAAAAGGAGGTCAATGATTCGGAGAGGAAGATCGAAGGTTATGACATCTGTGCTGTGACTCAGCTTTTTACTGAGCCGTATATGGTTAAGTTTCTGCTTGAGAATACTCTTGGTGCATGGTGGCTTTCTTTGCATCCGGATTCAGGTCTTAAGTCTGAGTGGGAGTTTTACAGGTCTGAGGTTGAGCATGACTTTTCCGGGTGGCCAAGTGATATTGATGAGTTAAAGGTCCTTGATCCATGCTGTGGTTCGGGGCATTTTTTAGTCCGGGCTTTTCATATGCTTCTTTCTATGAGGAGGGAGAAGGGCGAGGAGGACGAGGCGGCTATTTCTGCGATAATTTCAAAGAATCTTCACGGGCTTGAGCTTGACCCCCGCTGTATCCAGATTGCAACCTTTGCCCTTGCCCTTGAGGCATGGAAGGAGGGTTTTTCCCCGACTGATTCCTATCTGCCTGTTCCAAATCTTGCCTGCACCGGAATTCCGATTAAGGCTGAGAAGGAGGACTGGCTTAAGCTTGCCGGCGGTGACGGTATGCTTGAGTCTGCCCTTGAGAACTATTATGAGTTATTTAAGAACGCCGATTCTTTAGGCAGTCTAATCCAGCTTGACACCAGTCAAAATAACAAATCCGGCAAAACCGGTAAATCAGGAAAGCACAACATTTCAGACAAATCCGGCAAAAAGTTCAGTTCCGGAACAGATAACTCCTTTACCCAGAGCCTTATCGATCAGGATACCCTGATGGAAAAACTTGAGCAGGCTTTAAAGAAAGAAACAGCAGCCGGAGATCCCGTTGCAGAAACCTTCGGAGAAACCGCCAACGCCATCATGAAGGCTGCCCATCTCCTAAACTCCAGATACGACTATGTTGTGACGAATGTTCCTTATCTTGCAAGAGGAAAACAGAGTGAAATAATAAGAAATTTCTGTGATTTAAATTATCCCCTTTCCAAAATAGACATATCTACTGTATTTTTAGAAAGGTGTTTATCATTAGTAAAAAAGAGAGGAAGAGTTAGTATCGTACTTCCTCAGAATTGGCTGTTTTTAACAAGGTACAGAAAATTCAGAGAAAATCTATTGAAAAATGAGATTTGTGAGATGATCGGCAAGCTTGGTTCAGGGGCTTTTGAAACAATATCTGGTGAAATTGTGAAAGCAATTCTCATAAATCTGATACACATTTCTCCTCCTAAGGATCAGATATTGTTTGGATTTGATGTGTCTAATAAAATTTGTGCTTCTGATAAAGCAGCTTCTCTGATTTCAGAAAATATTATGCATATTGAACAGGCAAAACAGTTGGAAAATCCTGATTCAAGAATTGTATTGTGTGAAAAATCTACAACTGGTAAATTACTTTCTGAATATGCAGAATCCTATTCTGGATTGTTTAATGGTGATTCTCCCCATTTTTTGAAGTTTTTTTGGGAAATATATCAATTAAATGAATTGTGGTGCTTTCAGCAAACAACAGTAAATAAAAATGTAACATTTGGTGGATTAAATTTGATAATTTATTTCAATTTTGCTGAAGGTCATCTTAGGGAAGAAGCATGGATTCGAAGAGAAAAATTACATGATAGTGACAAAAGGGGAAATAAAGTATGGGGAAAGATTGGCATTACAATAAGCCAAATGAATAAATTACCAATTTCGCTATATATTGGTACAACTTTCGATTCGAATAGTGCAGTAATTTGCCCATTTAATCAAGATCTTGTTTTGCCTATTTGGACATATTGTCAGACAGAAGATTATTATAATGAGGTTCGGAAAATCGATCAGGCTTTAAAAGTTACCAATCAGACACTTGCCAAAGTCCCCTTCGATCTTGAATACTGGCAGAAGGTGGCTGCTGAAAAGTATCCGGATGGACTTCCTGAACCATATTCAGATGATCCTACACAGTGGCTGTTTCACGGGCATCCAAAACCGTCAGAAAGTCCGCTTCATGTGGCAGTTGCACGGCTGCTTGGTTACAGATGGCCGGCTGAAACCGATACTGAGATGGAACTCTCCTCTGAGGCACGGGACTGGATAAAAGAGAGTGAGAAGCTTCTATCGTTTGCAGATGATGACGGGATTGTCTGTATTCCTTCTGTCCGTGGTGAAGGGCGGATGGATGAGAGGGTACGTGAAGTGCTTAAGGCTGCTTTTGGCAGTGAATGGTCTGCGAGGCATGAAGAGAAGATGCTTGCTGACCTTGGTTATGTAAAGAAGGACGGCAGTCTGAAAGGAGACCTTGAGAAGTTCCTCCGGGATGAGTTCTTTAAATCACACTGTAAGTTATTCCATAACCGTCCGTTTATCTGGCATATCTGGGACGGGGAGAAGGACGGTTTTTCTGTTCTTGTCAATTATCATAAGCTTGATCGCCGGAATCTTGAGCGGCTTATATATTCATATCTTGGCCCCTGGATTTCACAGCAGGAGAGGGAGAAGGCAGACAATAAAGCCGGTGCTGAAAAGAGGCTTGTTGCAGCCAAAGAGCTTAAGAGAAGACTTGAGCTTATTCTTGAAGGTGAGGCTCCTTATGATATTTACGTCCGGTGGAAGCCTCTGCATGAGCAGGCTGTCGGCTGGGAGCCGGACATTAATGACGGAGTGAGGCTTAATATCCGGCCTTTTGTCGAAGCTGAAGTTTTGAGGTCCAAAATTACTGCGATTAAGTGGGGCAAGGACAGGGGTAAAGATGCAGTGCCTAACTGTTCCGGAACGGTAGAAAGGCATAACGATCTGCACTTTACTCTTGAGGAGAAGAGGAAAGCGAGAAAAGAGGCAGAGTGA
- a CDS encoding PDDEXK nuclease domain-containing protein, with the protein MYELSLPLSAEFGRGFSMGNLRRMIQFSEVFPDEEIVASLMRQLSWTHFTVLIPIKNDIQRDFYSQMCRIENWSVRTLRKKIDSMLFERTAISKKPDELIKQELEALKEKDEIKPCLVLKDPYLLDFLDLSDTYSESDLEQSILREIEHFVLELGSGFTFIERQKRMIIDGEDHYLDLLFYHRRLKRLVAIELKIGKFKAGYKGQPELYLRWLEKYEMIDGEKTPLGIILCSEGKKESIELLELNKSGIHVAEYLTELLPPDILKQKLDSAIANAKNKSLLKSHLGLKGR; encoded by the coding sequence ATTTATGAACTCTCTCTTCCTCTGAGTGCTGAATTTGGCAGGGGTTTTTCGATGGGGAATTTAAGGAGAATGATACAATTTTCAGAGGTATTTCCGGATGAAGAAATTGTCGCATCACTGATGCGACAATTGAGCTGGACTCATTTTACAGTGTTAATTCCGATAAAAAATGATATTCAGCGGGATTTTTATTCTCAGATGTGCCGTATTGAAAACTGGTCTGTCCGCACACTCAGAAAAAAAATTGATTCTATGCTCTTTGAAAGAACTGCAATATCAAAAAAGCCTGATGAACTGATTAAGCAGGAATTAGAAGCGTTAAAAGAGAAGGATGAGATAAAACCCTGTCTTGTATTAAAAGATCCTTATCTTTTAGATTTCCTTGATCTAAGTGATACATATAGTGAGAGTGACCTCGAACAATCAATTCTACGTGAAATAGAACATTTTGTACTTGAGCTTGGTTCCGGGTTCACATTTATTGAACGGCAAAAGAGGATGATCATAGATGGAGAGGATCATTATCTGGATTTATTATTCTACCACAGAAGACTGAAGCGTTTAGTTGCAATAGAGTTGAAGATTGGGAAATTCAAAGCAGGATATAAAGGTCAGCCTGAATTATATCTCCGCTGGCTGGAAAAGTATGAGATGATTGATGGTGAAAAAACACCGCTTGGAATAATTCTCTGCTCAGAGGGTAAAAAAGAATCAATTGAACTTTTAGAACTGAATAAATCAGGTATTCATGTTGCAGAGTACCTGACGGAATTACTTCCACCAGATATATTAAAACAAAAGCTTGATAGTGCAATAGCGAATGCAAAAAACAAATCGTTGCTTAAATCGCACCTGGGCCTGAAAGGAAGATGA
- the brxC gene encoding BREX system P-loop protein BrxC, which translates to MVTIKNSEVFFKDPTTYTIPNDGVAKVAPLSKSDKNDWIVARYELENFVCKGSYHEGLRRILQSYLDHLDKASQPAVWVSGFFGCGKSHLVRILDFLWRNIEFSDGTKGRDLCNLPDDVKVLLKELSTETKRSGGIWSAAGTMSAGGGDGPRTDLLQLVLRSAGLPENIEVARVHLWLEECGILDDVREYLISIDKEKDLLHPFVSPKFIEAVIKFHPDYSGDEDPKDVKNDLRREFRTSSGISNTEMVSMLNQIFLMQSENKDKLPLVLIILDEVQQYLTIGDGSDKLLDFQEAVEECCRRFSGKVLFIATGQEALQANTQLQRLQGRFSEKVILESKDVDTVLRETVLLKKESMKPELRSVLDRVNGEISRHISNSKLAHRQEDDRFILSDYPLLPTRKRFWERVLASVDPDGMGNQLRNQLRLVFDGLKDYAGCDIGHFIPADYIYTQNKRYLRQNYILTQNVDDLISRENDGTEKGELRSRICATIFLIQHIDPSYGIKAEPETICDLMVSDLVSGSESLRQSVPLLLEDMHTRGVLAHIDTEYRIQTEEGGVWEGDYQKRRAKFKGDDTRIIDERVKFIKNRMSGILGSVNLIQGESRTPRNVSVTYFGDERPRTGKEIPVWVRNGWDIPEKDVINECAAEGNESSIVTVFIPLEFNDELKNEIAGYLAADRVIDRKGTPNTQDGIQAKQNIETKRERHKARAERIVDDILRDAKVILGGGTVVPGDSVSECIKDASNRAMVRMYPKFDDGDAAGWDKVIRAVAKGEQSPLSKIGFSRDPKEHPVCREILKRLNSEKKGSELLKALGEPPFGWPKDAINAGLIVLVASEYVNVKLNNRPAGAVDLNARNIGNASFEVEDVVLSTNEKFGARKMYAELGLSGKSGKETEEAGLFLEKLNALAKSTGGDAPLPYAAEPPYLSELAGYSGNSLVKELNERREIILSDIKLWKATAELIDSRSKEWATFSRLLDHSEGLPDYDLFDGEAKSVIAGRSLLSDPDPVEPLLSDLRNSIRDYYTAGAGSVNKARKEVTDSLESDSYCRELADDKRESLLKEYGLDDEFTVTVGSDEEIFTQLRKIPVNSLKSRAELTRSYLPKIKERIARMLEPETVVISLKSPVTIKSSEELEDYLLSVKEEAEKALNDGNPVMLR; encoded by the coding sequence ATGGTAACAATAAAAAATAGTGAAGTATTTTTCAAAGATCCAACAACATATACAATACCTAATGATGGTGTCGCAAAGGTAGCACCATTAAGCAAAAGTGATAAAAACGACTGGATTGTAGCCAGATATGAACTTGAAAATTTTGTCTGTAAGGGTTCATATCATGAAGGGCTTAGAAGAATTCTCCAGTCATACCTTGACCATCTGGATAAGGCAAGTCAGCCTGCGGTCTGGGTAAGCGGCTTTTTTGGCTGCGGTAAATCACATCTTGTCAGGATTCTGGACTTTTTATGGAGAAATATCGAATTTTCGGACGGGACTAAAGGAAGAGACCTCTGTAACCTCCCTGATGATGTGAAGGTGCTGTTAAAAGAGTTATCAACCGAGACCAAAAGGAGTGGAGGAATATGGTCTGCGGCAGGTACAATGAGTGCCGGAGGCGGAGACGGGCCAAGAACAGATCTTCTTCAGCTCGTTCTTCGTTCAGCAGGGCTTCCTGAGAATATTGAAGTTGCAAGAGTTCATCTGTGGCTTGAAGAATGCGGGATTCTTGATGATGTCCGTGAATATCTGATCTCAATAGATAAGGAAAAGGACCTGCTCCATCCTTTTGTTTCTCCAAAGTTTATTGAGGCTGTTATTAAGTTTCATCCGGATTATTCCGGAGATGAAGATCCAAAGGATGTTAAAAACGATTTAAGACGGGAATTCAGGACAAGTTCAGGGATTTCCAATACAGAGATGGTTTCCATGCTTAATCAGATCTTCCTGATGCAGTCTGAGAATAAGGATAAACTGCCTCTTGTGCTGATTATCCTTGATGAGGTCCAGCAGTATCTGACTATTGGTGATGGTTCGGATAAACTGCTTGATTTTCAGGAAGCTGTTGAAGAGTGCTGCAGAAGGTTTAGCGGGAAAGTCCTGTTTATTGCGACAGGACAGGAGGCCCTTCAGGCAAATACCCAGCTTCAGAGACTTCAGGGCAGGTTTTCTGAAAAGGTTATTTTAGAGTCAAAGGATGTGGATACTGTCCTTAGAGAGACTGTATTACTAAAGAAAGAATCCATGAAACCGGAACTGAGATCAGTTCTGGACAGGGTTAACGGTGAGATTTCAAGGCACATCTCCAACTCAAAGCTGGCACACAGACAGGAGGATGACAGGTTCATTCTCTCTGATTATCCTCTTCTTCCGACAAGGAAGCGTTTCTGGGAGAGGGTTTTGGCATCCGTTGATCCGGACGGGATGGGTAATCAGCTCAGGAATCAGCTCAGGCTTGTCTTTGACGGACTAAAGGACTATGCCGGCTGTGATATTGGACATTTTATTCCTGCGGATTACATTTATACTCAGAATAAGCGGTATCTGAGGCAGAATTATATTCTTACTCAGAATGTCGATGACCTCATCAGCAGAGAAAATGACGGAACAGAAAAAGGTGAACTCCGCTCACGTATCTGTGCCACGATATTTCTGATACAGCATATAGACCCTTCGTATGGGATTAAGGCTGAACCTGAGACTATCTGCGATCTTATGGTAAGCGATCTTGTTTCCGGTAGTGAATCTCTCAGGCAGTCTGTGCCTTTACTTCTTGAGGATATGCATACAAGGGGAGTGCTTGCACATATAGATACGGAGTATCGTATTCAGACAGAAGAAGGTGGTGTCTGGGAAGGAGATTATCAGAAAAGAAGAGCGAAATTTAAGGGTGATGATACAAGGATTATTGATGAAAGGGTGAAGTTCATCAAAAACAGAATGTCGGGTATTTTAGGCAGTGTGAATCTTATTCAGGGTGAAAGCCGGACTCCCCGTAATGTCAGTGTTACATACTTTGGAGACGAAAGGCCAAGAACCGGTAAGGAAATTCCCGTCTGGGTACGGAACGGATGGGACATCCCGGAAAAGGATGTTATTAATGAGTGTGCTGCTGAGGGGAATGAGAGTTCTATTGTTACGGTATTTATTCCGCTTGAGTTTAATGATGAACTGAAGAATGAGATTGCTGGTTATCTTGCAGCAGACCGTGTTATTGACAGAAAAGGGACGCCAAACACTCAGGACGGTATTCAGGCTAAACAGAATATTGAGACCAAACGTGAAAGGCATAAGGCAAGAGCTGAGAGAATTGTTGATGATATTTTAAGGGATGCAAAGGTTATTCTTGGCGGCGGAACTGTTGTACCCGGTGATTCTGTTTCTGAATGCATTAAGGATGCTTCAAACCGGGCAATGGTCCGGATGTATCCAAAATTCGACGATGGGGACGCTGCCGGATGGGATAAAGTAATAAGAGCGGTAGCTAAGGGGGAACAGTCCCCGCTCTCAAAGATTGGTTTTAGCAGAGATCCAAAGGAGCACCCGGTCTGCCGGGAGATTTTAAAGAGGCTGAATAGTGAGAAGAAAGGCAGTGAACTTCTTAAGGCCCTGGGTGAACCTCCGTTTGGATGGCCTAAAGATGCAATAAATGCCGGGCTGATTGTGCTTGTTGCTTCTGAATATGTCAATGTTAAGTTAAATAACAGACCCGCAGGAGCGGTGGACTTAAACGCCAGAAATATTGGCAATGCATCTTTTGAAGTTGAGGATGTGGTCCTTTCCACTAATGAGAAATTTGGTGCAAGGAAGATGTATGCTGAACTTGGCCTCTCCGGGAAGAGCGGGAAAGAGACTGAGGAGGCAGGTCTGTTTCTGGAAAAGCTGAATGCTCTTGCAAAAAGTACAGGCGGGGATGCACCTCTTCCTTATGCTGCAGAACCTCCTTATCTCTCTGAACTTGCCGGATATTCGGGGAACAGTCTTGTTAAAGAGCTGAATGAACGAAGAGAGATTATTCTTTCTGATATTAAGTTATGGAAGGCGACTGCTGAACTGATAGATTCCAGGAGTAAGGAGTGGGCTACTTTTTCAAGGCTTCTTGATCACTCTGAAGGTCTGCCTGATTATGACCTGTTTGATGGTGAAGCAAAGAGTGTTATTGCCGGGAGATCACTGCTCAGTGATCCTGATCCGGTTGAACCTCTGCTGTCTGATCTGAGAAACAGTATCAGGGATTATTATACTGCCGGTGCTGGCAGTGTCAATAAAGCAAGGAAGGAAGTAACGGACTCACTTGAGTCAGACAGTTACTGCCGGGAACTTGCAGATGATAAAAGAGAGAGTCTGTTAAAGGAATACGGGCTTGATGATGAGTTTACTGTCACTGTCGGGAGTGATGAGGAGATATTTACTCAGCTGAGAAAAATTCCGGTAAACAGCCTTAAGTCCAGGGCTGAACTTACGAGGTCTTATCTTCCCAAGATTAAGGAGAGGATTGCCAGAATGCTTGAGCCGGAGACGGTTGTTATTTCACTTAAATCTCCGGTTACGATTAAATCTTCTGAGGAACTTGAGGATTATCTTCTTTCTGTTAAAGAAGAGGCAGAGAAGGCTTTGAATGACGGAAATCCGGTGATGCTGAGATGA
- a CDS encoding BREX protein BrxB domain-containing protein — MTKLQNLSKKYKDHVELEWQRNISGPEKVWFCIYDPNSERKIRAGIKEFEIYTIQSGHKWTEIDLSPFFEEWLSANEYREEYFSEPEYLLDDLTELKEFLVGKIREKTTDSDEDTVIAVLGIASMFGILRASQIVELIIDKIKISGRLLVFFPGERDKNNYRLLKARDGWNYLAYPIEAEED; from the coding sequence ATGACTAAACTACAGAATCTGTCAAAAAAGTACAAAGATCACGTAGAACTTGAATGGCAAAGGAATATTTCCGGACCGGAAAAAGTCTGGTTCTGTATTTATGATCCAAATTCCGAGAGAAAAATCCGTGCAGGCATAAAGGAGTTTGAGATTTATACTATACAGTCCGGGCATAAATGGACTGAAATAGATTTAAGCCCGTTTTTTGAGGAATGGTTGTCTGCAAATGAATATCGGGAAGAGTATTTTTCCGAACCGGAATATCTGCTGGATGATTTAACTGAATTAAAGGAATTTCTGGTTGGAAAGATCAGGGAAAAAACTACTGATTCAGATGAGGACACAGTGATTGCTGTTCTTGGCATTGCATCAATGTTTGGAATATTAAGGGCAAGTCAGATTGTTGAGCTTATTATTGATAAAATTAAAATCTCAGGAAGGCTTTTGGTCTTTTTCCCAGGAGAACGGGATAAGAATAACTACAGATTACTAAAAGCCAGGGATGGGTGGAATTATCTTGCATATCCGATTGAAGCGGAGGAGGATTGA